GTCCCGAGCCGTCGGCATCATCCGAATCTGCCACCAAGCCAGGTGGGCTTCTCCAGACGAGCCCGCACAGAGACCCCTGGAACAGGAGGCAGCAGCACGAGCACTTCACCTACTTCACGCCACGGATTTCCGAGGGCACGAACTGCCAGCATCGGGGCCAGGTCGGAGGAGGGCGGAGCAAGTGCCAAAGGAACATGGGCCAGCTCCAGCCCAAGTCTTAATGGTTCCTGTTCAACTACGCCGACACTGAGGCCCAAGCCCACCAGGGCCCCAACTCCTGCTAAGATTACCCTCAGCCTTGCACGTTACACGCCTAACCCTGCTCCCTCTCCGGCGCCGAGTCTGTCCTCCAGCTCTGGTCATGGCTCAGAGTGTGGCCTAGTGGGAGCAGCAGTGGGAGGAATGATGATCTGCTCCTACCCTCGCGTTTCTCAGAGAGTTTCTGTTTCAGGTTCACCGAGCGACTACGGCTCCTCCGATGAATATGGCTCCAGTCCTGGGGAACACTCTTTGCTCGTACCCAATCTGTCCGGACATCACGGAGAAGGCTCCTCCAGTTATATAGTGATGGGACAGCGAGAGGGTCTCCTTGGTTCCCATCATCGCTCAAAAGGCCGACGGATTTTGCGGCGCTCATCCAGTAGGGAATCTGAGGCAGAGCGCAGACTACTAAGTAAGAGGGCTTCCCTGCCTTTGGCTGCCCATGAACGACTGACCACACATAGAAAagatgaagatgatgaggatgatgaagaATATGCCATCATGTCGCAGAGTACTAACCGAGAGAGAGCTGATTTGCACCATGGCTCAGGGGGGTTGGCAGTTGGAGGTGGGGAGCTTGATGCAGTAGGGAAAAATATGAAGAGGGCTGACAAAAGCAGGCGAGAAGTGGAAGGTGGAGCAGCCGTGGATAGTGGCTATATGTCAATGTTGCCTGGAGTCACGTCTCCTCctgtttcactctctctctcgatAGGTATGTCTGACACCAGTGCTAAACCTGGGGTAGATGATGAATATATGGCCATGACCCCCAACAACAGTGTCTCCCCCCCTCAGCACATCGGCCAGCCCAGCACAGAGGGCTACATGGTCATGTCTCCCAATAGCAGCAGCTCAACAGACCTGCATGGATTGGGCATGTGGGATAGCAGGGCCAGCATGGAGAGCCGGGCTGCAAGTGACTACATGAATATCTCACCTGTCTGCAGCCGCTCTGCCTGCAGCACACCGCCTTCCCACCCCGAACAGCACCAACTGCAACCAAAAATGTTCAATTCCTACTTCTCCCTGCCACGAGCTTATCAACATACTCTCTACACTCGCTTTGAGGAGGACCTAAACAAAGGGGAAGGAAAAAAGGACAGCAGTAGGCATGATAGCGCTGGAAGAGAGGGGGGAGTGGGATACAGCAAGAGAAACAAAATTGCAGCAGGCTCTGCAGGAGGCTGTCAACTCTCCatgtcttcctcttccttctcctccaGCTCAGCCAGCAGTGAGAGCCTGGAAGACAAGTTTATATCTGCAGGGAAAGGGTTAAGTGTAGTAAGAACTGGAGCAGAGTACAAGTTTGCGGGAGCACAAAAAGATGGGCGTCATCATCAAAAACGTGGATCAAGTAGTAAGAGCCCAAAGCAACAAAGGAGGGGTGTGTCTTCAGACATCACTAAAGCAAACACCCTGCCCAGGGTGAAGGAGAATCTGCTGTCATCAGTATCTCAAAACGTCGATGAGTATGTCAGTATTGTGTTCAATGAAGACAATAAGTATGGCGGAGGGCGACGTTCTGGGTCTGAACGTGGACAACCTGTGATCCATGGAACCCTCCGGCCTTTGAATCAACCACTTATCTGCCATGATAATCCTGTTAACCTTCCCCGCAGCTTCTCTGCTCCGTTGTCCACCTCCGCCGAATACGTCACCATGGATTTAAGGAAATCCTCATCGCCCCTGACTCCTGTTAGATCCAAATTCAGCGCCCCACAGGGCCCACCAGCTGTTGCCCCCAAGGCCCGACATGAACACAGCACGTCCTCTTCTCTGGCAGCAGAGGGCAATGCCGGGTACAGAACAAAAGCAAAGATGGCAGCAATGCCAACAGATGCCCCTACTCCATTTATTGACATCAAAGGTTCAGATCCCAGCATTTCAGCGAGACCTGCCATCCACTCTGGTCAACCCTCATCCATTGATCAGGAGACAGGCTTGGGGCTTTCCCCTGTCAAGTCCTTCCAGTCTCCTGAGCGGAGCAGCAGATTGGTCCGAGGTGACCCCCAGGGACGGCAGAGCCACCGTTCAGAGACTTTTAACTCACCTCCCTCCCTACCACGCCACCCACCCTCTTCTACCTCCATCTTCCCAGAGGGCAGCCAGGCGGCGAGCCATCGGCATGGTTTGGATTGCTCACTGTGGGAGAACAGGCAGGCAGCTAGTTTATCTGCCACACCTCCACCACAAGCCTCAACCTCATCTGCTGAACAAGGCCTTAACTATATTGACCTGGACCTGGCCATTAAGGAGAGCCCTCAAGCCGGAGTGCAGCGTACCTCTGCCGCCTACAACATCGGGGGAAGCGCTATGGGCTGCAGTGCTGACTCCAGCCTCAACACTTATGCCAGTATTGATTTCTATAAGTCAGAAGAACTGAGAGCACACCAGAACAGTAGAAAGGATGGTCAAGGTAAGTGCTACCTGGACTGCAAACAATCTCATCTTAAAATATCTATTAAAGTAAATTCAATTTtaatcatcaatcaatcaatcaatcaacatctGTGATTTTGTGTTCAGAAAATGTTCTGATTTTCTACAGCTGAGGCTTCATTGTCATGTATGACACCATACATGATCATCTTTTATGATATTATTGTTTGAGACATGTTGTATAGGGTTGCAGTGTTTGTAGTGGCACCTTCGTTTGTTCTTCTTGTAGACAATCAGGTTATTGGTGTCAGTTCTGGCCTCACAACTAAAGGACACTGACAATGCAAGACAATGTATGAGGCTAACTAAATTGTATCAACATAGTAATTAGTGCAATAATTAAATTACTATAGAATATATTTAGAAAGAATTGTTTCTGAAATGATTTCTGAGATTGAAACTTTTAAGGTTATATTAGGAGGAAAACAACCAAATATGATTCAGGTGTCTTATATTACTCCTTCATTCAGGAGGACAAGCTTGATGAACTCTTTGATTGTTTGACTTTTCATAACTTATTAAAAAGAGTTAAGATAACAAACCTCTTTACTTTGTTGGGAAATAGCATATTTTCAGTAAAGCTGTATTGATTAGTCAATAGGTAGGAAATTGATCTCCAAATATTTTATAATTGATTGATCctttcagtcatttttcaagcaagaAAGCCAAAAGTCTCTCTATACATGtgatgatttgctgcttttctttgtcatatgtgataataatataaatatcttCTGTTTTTCGACTGATGGTCTGataaaacaaggaatttgaaAATGCCACCTGAGACTGGTAAATTATAAAAGGATGTTTCAATATTTAGATTTTCCCCCTTCTCTGACCCCATCTACCCCCCCTAATAATTTCCATACAGTTCCAGATTAATTGATCAATGATGAAAATGatctgcagattaatcaataatgaaaataattgttagttgttagatttttttttttttactattttctggcattttatagatcaaacaaTTAATagcttaatttatttttaaaaaatcagCTGATTAATCGATAATAAAAGTAATTGTTAGTTGAGGCCCTAATTGTCAATAATCAAAAAACACGAAAAGGACTTTATTAGCAAAGACACTTCATGGATTTCATTGTCATGCATTTCAACTTGCAAACAAACTTCCATGTAAATTGTATATTACTATCAATTCTGTATTACTGCATAGTCTTGAAACTTTGAATTATTTGTATTATCTTATCCTTTTTAAAGTATGACTATTGATATTTAGTTAGTTTAATAGATAAGTCAGTTTTTGCTTTTAACCTCTCTTGCaaaatgttttcttaaattatttctgtactttttatatacatgtatatgcaaagaaaaaatgtgaaaaatatatatcaaaGTAGGTGAaaggaaaaacaacataattcCTGGTAATGTTTGTCTAGCTGGATGTAAGCTTTTTATGTGATATGCATAATCCACAGACAAAACTCATGTCTTGGTCTTAGTCACTCCTTCCCCTTTCATCCTTTTTCGATGTGTACCTTTGCTTCAAGCTGGAGGGCAGCACTGTGTTTCCAGGCTGTGGGTTGTCTGTAGAGTCTCTTATTATCACAAGTGGGTGTTCAAAGAGCAAAGCCAATTGATTTGTCTGCTGGTAATGAGCCATTTCACATAAATGGAGGTAGAGGGGAGAGAGCACGGGCCAggtgtttatgtttatgtgtgggTGTGCTATCGGCTGCAGGATTTCACATGGCAGCTCTGAGGTTTCCCTTACATTGCACAGATAACACttatttattaatgattaatgtaaagtacattttgatGGAAGAATGCTTAAGTACTTTAGAAATAAAATGCTTTTAGACAAGATGCagtataaaatgtaaatatgcaaGTATATAAATATTAATCAGAGGACTAAATGGAACAAACAACTTGTGCAGTTTATTTATTCGGAGCAGCTACAACATCTGCATGATTGATTTATCTAATGCTATTAAATCTCTACATGTACATGTATAATCATAATAACTGCCTAATTATTTAAATTGGGGGTAGTATATTCATGCATCCCACATGTATAGCAAGGAAAAGAATGCTCTGTTATTATTTTGTAAATTACTCTTTCATGTAATTTTCCACACTGCGATTAATGATTGAATGTGCCTCCCCTCTTATAAGCTACACAAACAGTGTGCTTTCATTAACTGCAGCCCAATTCTAATAATGGAACTTGTGACAGTATATGAAGTCTGGAAATAGGGAGGATGGTGGCTGTACTGCAACATATAAAACCTCAAACAGGCTTCTCAAATGTCCAATCAACACTGATTTTGCCAATATCACATTACTCCACCTGTTTtacttacattttatttagacaCTGAAATcaaatgtttattaaaataCTAGAATTAAATTAAGATGTTTATTCGTGCCCCATGTTTTAATCGCCACTGTCACATCTGCATTAGAAGAAAAGTGTAAAAAGACTTCTCAGTTCTACTGACACATTATCTGGGCAAGATGCAAAGTCTAATTCAATGATGTAACTTAAATCCTCCAGGCTGTCTGGTGTTTGTTAATGGTTAATTATCTTTATTTGATCCACTTACAGCAATATGAGTAGTTATTAGTGAACAACACTGCAGCCTACCCATGTTCTAGCACTGATAAGCTTCATAAACTCAAAATGAATATGAACTAGACAGCCTGCATCTTTTCATTCTTTAAAACAGTATGGAATTGTAATAATGGATGATGAAAAGTGTTAAGGTTGCAGACAATCTCTTGACTCTGAAAGTGGATGGAGGTAGTGGTTAGACTGACAGCTACTCAAACCACAGGTTGATTTAAAAGCACTTATGTCTGAGTTTCCCTATGGTTATTCtgaaataaatgtcatttataAGGCAATTTGTCTCTTCTGTAAAcctcaagagaaaaaaaaaacttgtaattCCAAGCTGATAATCATAACCCAGATATTTGCTTGCCACTAACTTTATTCTGCTGACATGATCAGAACTATAGAGCAGTGTTTGTTTAGGTGGCTCGCTAGAAAAGAAGGAACAGTTAAAAATGCCTGGAACTGATAAGTCTCTGAGACGCAGACACACAAGGCACACATTATTGACATCTGCAACAGTGTGCATGAGACTCCAATCAGAAAATCCTTTTAGAAAGATATCGTGCGTCATGTGATATTTACCCAAGCAGCCAGCAGGCGCCCAAAAGCAATATGCCATGGAGAATATGCTAGAATCTAGTCTAAACTGCCTTCCCCACTGTAACATTTGGTGTGGGGAGACTTAAATTAGCTTTACCGTGgaacaatatgtaaacataacGTTATTATAGTAAACTATAATAATGGATAacccttttaaaaacacaaattgttTTCAATTTATTGTAACCAGTATAAAAAACCttagtttttttgaaaatgtttgatttCAATTCCTCCCTGCTTTTGATTCTTTTCTTCCAGATTGTTGAGCTTCATCTTGGATCTGAGCGTGATGCCAATGTGATGGCTCCAAACTCCAAAACTCTGTCTGTGAGTGGCCCAATCTGTTGCCACAACTTAACTGTACACTGGAGTCTGAACACTGAAAAACAAACTCATCCCCATCCCGTCGGCTGTATCTGTCAACCAAATGtgtgccaaacacacacacacacacacacacacacacacacacacacacacacacacacacacacacacacacacacacacacactcacaaggTAAGGGAAAGGTTTTGTTTATGCCTCGTTTTGAACATAAATGAAATTTGATCATCATTTAACATAATATAGATAAAGGATGACAATTTGATATGTGGCGTGTGTGACTTCTCAGGTGGCCATTATGGCAAAAAAGTCCATCTGTGCATcttaatttaaaacacattgtGATTGGTGCATGGGCCAATCTATTGAAGTCTTGTAAATCAAGGCTTTAAGTGGCAGCTGACTCGATCTCAGCTGCATTCtggagtgtttattttttggGTCCCAAACTTGAATGCTAAAGGTTTTagttttaatatatattatccTTTGTCCATATGTTGAATGATCATCAGGTGTCATTTTGACCCAAAATGGAAGGAAATGCAGATTGGCAGTGGTTTCATACACTCATATATGCTGTCACTGtaaacatatttaatttattatataCAGTTGCTAAAAAAAAGCCTTTATACTTGTTGACCACTTTTCTTGTGTCACTGACGGACTTCAAAATGTGCTTAATTTCTGAGGTTTAACAGTTTATGGAATTGGCAATGAAAGTGtgttatataaattaaatttagaTATATTTGTGTATTCAGTCAGTTTTTCACACAAGAAGAAAATTATTGTGTGAGAATCCCACGCATCTTATGCAATCTTTATGAAATTCCGAAGAGTGTAAAAGTGTATTAAATAGGATATCATAATATTGCAATTTCATTTTCACACTGCAGACATCGCACTGTTGTACTTGTGCTAGGAGTTTATCTTTAGGTTGTAGTTGAgggatgggattttttttatcctttcaGAATGTTCTGACACAGAACAAAGTTTTATCCCTAAAGCTTTagatgcacactcacacaggaTGCACGTTTATACAGCTTCAGCTTTGAATACGCACAAACCAAACAGGTCCTCTGACATCCTGTGGCTGATTTGCAAATGGTGCCAGTATGAAAGTCTAATCCATGCATCTCCGTGGTATTTTAGGATATTTTGTGGATTCATTTCTACGGTTTAGTTTTCAAGGTTTGAAGGGAATGTTAACTGATCACCTGTCTGCCCAGCGAGTATTCTCTCCTTTTTTGGAAATTATTTTTCCACTTAGTTATTTTATCCCAAAATACAAGTGACCGTATTTACATATACACTAACAGTTCAAATCTTCAGTAACTGCATttaccaaaacaaagaaaatccaCATAATTGGACTCTTGTGTGCTGTATTTGTGTTGCAGTTCAATTGCTGCAGGACATATCACAACATGATTGATGTCACATATATCGTGTATAAAAGCAGGTGCATAAACAATGCATTTATTCAATAACCACAGTATGCAACATTGCATAAAATGGCCAAATTAACAAATATTCTTCTGCTatgcatgtaaacagcttaatTAAATTGGCTTCGAACACGCAGTAAGACCAATAATTAggttgtatgtatgtaaatgtcCTCACTGAGATGTGCTGAGGGGACCTGATAACAAACTTGTTAGCGAGGGAAACTGAATACTACggttttgaaaagaaaacattttttaacagcTAAGGGACTGTATGCAAATGATTGGGTTGGGGAGAGGGGGCTGAatctta
This genomic interval from Perca flavescens isolate YP-PL-M2 chromosome 13, PFLA_1.0, whole genome shotgun sequence contains the following:
- the si:ch211-284e13.4 gene encoding insulin receptor substrate 1-B codes for the protein MENQAAEPQNYEDVQKSGYLRKHKSMHRRFFVLRAASEHGPARLEYYENEKKFRSKSPVPKKVLNLETCFNINKRADSKNKHMIVLYSRSESFAIAADSEEVQNEWYQAMLDLQCNCKTPEDYGSSGECSSPSPVPTFKEVWQVKVWPKGLGHARNLVGIYRLCLTDKTVNFVKLNSDVAAVVLQLMNVRRCGHSENFFFIEVGRSAITGPGEFWMQVDDSVVAQHMHETLLEAMKALSEEFRQRSKSQSVGTSCGGGTASNPISVPSRRHHPNLPPSQVGFSRRARTETPGTGGSSTSTSPTSRHGFPRARTASIGARSEEGGASAKGTWASSSPSLNGSCSTTPTLRPKPTRAPTPAKITLSLARYTPNPAPSPAPSLSSSSGHGSECGLVGAAVGGMMICSYPRVSQRVSVSGSPSDYGSSDEYGSSPGEHSLLVPNLSGHHGEGSSSYIVMGQREGLLGSHHRSKGRRILRRSSSRESEAERRLLSKRASLPLAAHERLTTHRKDEDDEDDEEYAIMSQSTNRERADLHHGSGGLAVGGGELDAVGKNMKRADKSRREVEGGAAVDSGYMSMLPGVTSPPVSLSLSIGMSDTSAKPGVDDEYMAMTPNNSVSPPQHIGQPSTEGYMVMSPNSSSSTDLHGLGMWDSRASMESRAASDYMNISPVCSRSACSTPPSHPEQHQLQPKMFNSYFSLPRAYQHTLYTRFEEDLNKGEGKKDSSRHDSAGREGGVGYSKRNKIAAGSAGGCQLSMSSSSFSSSSASSESLEDKFISAGKGLSVVRTGAEYKFAGAQKDGRHHQKRGSSSKSPKQQRRGVSSDITKANTLPRVKENLLSSVSQNVDEYVSIVFNEDNKYGGGRRSGSERGQPVIHGTLRPLNQPLICHDNPVNLPRSFSAPLSTSAEYVTMDLRKSSSPLTPVRSKFSAPQGPPAVAPKARHEHSTSSSLAAEGNAGYRTKAKMAAMPTDAPTPFIDIKGSDPSISARPAIHSGQPSSIDQETGLGLSPVKSFQSPERSSRLVRGDPQGRQSHRSETFNSPPSLPRHPPSSTSIFPEGSQAASHRHGLDCSLWENRQAASLSATPPPQASTSSAEQGLNYIDLDLAIKESPQAGVQRTSAAYNIGGSAMGCSADSSLNTYASIDFYKSEELRAHQNSRKDGQDC